A portion of the Naumovozyma castellii chromosome 2, complete genome genome contains these proteins:
- the LAS1 gene encoding rRNA-processing protein LAS1 (ancestral locus Anc_1.200): MNHARITPWRNSAELAELKDWFYMKSSSAKEDMRSRAIQRVMSYRMKGTQYLPHVIDTTAQLTTSMLLDEAQVCVDEMNVRLSYMMSLIRFVNGVLDPTQQSQFAIPLHVLAKKVGLSSWFVDLRHWGTHERDLPGLDMLRMACKEALNWLWDHYWNDDELTNDSSDEEEDDEREESIKEEERMKRELEKKLSSTLQLWKKTKSIFVEERWVWESDNSVISSSNFVVEEENGTSNKKKNSSSLSAKDHINSFVFEFRELWRSQDDKRAFIRKCMENYDPILIQFLMYKLNAFDFELISWILTSYSNSTELDNKILKRQFNTWKGLRGKLLKNIVDHLNLKKLVHRWDQWDDLLTGKNTSYLKLWILQELSAKLQDSQANGNSWRKKKRKRQANNEQEVLNKISDHIDTLKKRFNESEMSVYDVLKSGPVESSPKVDVKNEVKDSKVNSILGDLANLKKRMNTIESKASNSESIKPEIKLWERKTDWEPTPIGVLR, encoded by the coding sequence atgaaCCATGCAAGGATCACACCATGGAGGAATTCAGCTGAGCTGGCTGAACTGAAGGATTGGTTTTATATGAAATCTTCGTCAGCCAAGGAGGACATGAGATCGCGAGCTATCCAAAGAGTGATGAGTTATAGAATGAAGGGCACACAGTACTTACCTCACGTGATAGATACCACAGCACAGCTGACGACGTCTATGTTACTGGATGAAGCACAAGTCTGTGTGGATGAGATGAATGTTCGATTGAGTTATATGATGTCGCTGATAAGATTTGTTAATGGGGTTTTGGATCCGACTCAGCAATCGCAATTCGCTATACCCTTACATGTCCTAGCCAAGAAAGTGGGACTGAGTTCCTGGTTTGTGGATTTGAGACATTGGGGGACTCATGAAAGGGATTTGCCCGGATTGGATATGTTACGGATGGCATGTAAGGAAGCATTGAATTGGCTATGGGATCATTATTggaatgatgatgaattaacTAACGATAGttcagatgaagaagaagatgacgaGAGGGAGGAAAGTATTAAGGAGGAGGAAAGAatgaaaagagaattggaaaaaaaattgagtTCTACGTTGCAGCTATGGAAAAAGAccaaatcaatttttgttGAAGAGAGATGGGTTTGGGAATCTGACAATAGTGTGATAAGTAGTTCAAATTTTGTTGTGGAAGAAGAGAATGGAACTTCaaacaaaaagaagaattccTCGTCATTGTCGGCAAAAGATCatattaattcatttgtGTTTGAATTTCGAGAACTTTGGAGGAGCCAAGATGATAAGAGAGCTTTCATAAGAAAATGTATGGAAAATTATGACCCAAttttgattcaatttttgatGTACAAATTAAATGCATTcgattttgaattaatatCTTGGATTTTGACTTCGTACAGTAATAGCACCGAACTTGATAAcaagatattgaagagaCAGTTTAATACCTGGAAAGGTTTAAGAGGGAAATtactgaaaaatattgttgatcatttgaatttgaagaagttaGTACATCGTTGGGATCAATGGGACGATCTGCTGACGGGGAAAAATACCTCCTATTTAAAACTTTGGATCTTACAAGAATTGTCTGCTAAGTTACAAGATTCGCAAGCGAATGGTAATTCATGGAggaaaaagaagaggaaaagaCAAGCAAATAACGAGCAAGAAGTACTGAATAAGATTTCTGATCATATTGATACTTTAAAGAAACGATTTAATGAGAGTGAAATGAGTGTCTATGATGTGTTGAAAAGTGGCCCAGTTGAATCATCTCCCAAAGTGGATGTTAAGAATGAAGTTAAAGATTCAAAAGTGAATTCCATCTTGGGTGATTTGGccaatttaaagaaaagaatgaataCTATAGAGTCAAAGGCAAGTAATAGTGAATCTATCAAACCGGAGATAAAATTATGGGAAAGGAAAACAGATTGGGAACCAACACCCATAGGAGTTCTTAGATAG
- the OAF3 gene encoding Oaf3p (ancestral locus Anc_1.199) produces the protein MSNVYPTEYNSQNSKKRNRPTVVCTNCKKRKSKCDRGRPCSTCARLGDGDRCIYVSDTGSESPVPMNQFMPKRVKVLKPSNRHAFPRSPDMVSNTSMQLITPIHHQEPEFINLIPNGFYIETKRSAVTLFSLFTDSSMEHRDPYLKAMLTFREIAIKRTMEKLKLKYSAITNPSLPVSFETLSAFDDVNDKIAKKGSFSHELGAISDPTGTSNGPPFIMGNHSTFFAKHQMTHKAIFERFAQYRKNDNTKFNDLETVAKTHIPPRRLFFDRILPFFEMNILDMIPIFNMRILTNELDILYTRVETESTISLKQFDHVVYCIILLMTRLTQLSIEFSKVNHDSYKDIVTLDSSKYIAIVNQYLFQMKTLRKCTLLQLQSLILLRFYHWCAPEDGDGQEAQQNQVLMGTIIASCKEVGINWTCFMENEGRFFRIAKATRPNLEFMDVAEYERIFKMIWAYVLFWDRKMCLINGQECLIGKSFPFKGTKLELDSWFVKIIELDNLIMKINDLCNDLPSHVDLIKMEVLKDELENGFKVLQKYLQDKNHLNFEFQWMLDLFSLAILHAKMIFYEYDTNFMKFHSSMQQLWDQLIYVAQRCYGLFYNDTSNDILNPFTKFYTNRIVEIVANKLCVLTPTFILRMKRLKQLDVSARNLIVKFLYGISSIYFNEFGFEYYRCFKKMFTAKISYKLLNRPADKDAWEIILEFLITELEYNKENENDSDYRKRTQLPDLAPLVNKLATVLDQMPNKEDRANFMDVWDSTIYPIGQYDSEFKLNIHEDILEQFVIDKYTNSFNIFASFYDDASSQLAESTEEVTTRLGMNLPSQQLNGTPMSMSSGYTWSLDQSISGGINGDSLEPGNFELLQEIFEPMDFISFF, from the coding sequence ATGTCAAACGTCTACCCGACAGAATATAATAGTCAGAACTCGAAGAAGCGTAACAGACCTACAGTGGTATGCACAAACTGtaagaaaaggaagagTAAATGTGACCGAGGAAGACCATGCAGCACCTGTGCTCGCTTGGGAGATGGGGATCGATGTATTTATGTCAGTGACACAGGCTCTGAATCACCCGTTCCCATGAACCAGTTTATGCCGAAGAGAGTGAAAGTCTTGAAACCTTCAAATAGACATGCGTTCCCCAGATCTCCTGATATGGTCTCAAATACTTCGATGCAGTTGATCACACCAATTCATCACCAGGAGCCAGagtttattaatttgataCCTAACGGTTTCTATATTGAAACTAAGAGATCTGCGGTGACtttgttttctttgttCACGGATTCTTCCATGGAGCATAGAGATCCTTACTTGAAGGCAATGTTAACCTTTAGAGAAATTGCTATCAAGAGGACTATGGAAaagttgaaattgaaatatagTGCTATCACGAACCCCAGTTTACCAGTCTCTTTTGAAACGTTATCCGCTTTCGATGATGTCAATGATAAGATTGCCAAAAAGGGTTCCTTTTCACACGAATTAGGCGCTATCTCTGACCCCACTGGGACTTCTAATGGACCTCCCTTCATTATGGGGAACCATAGTACTTTTTTTGCAAAACATCAAATGACGCATAAGGCAATCTTTGAACGATTTGCTCAATATAGAAAGAATGATAATaccaaatttaatgatttggaaaccGTCGCCAAGACACATATCCCACCTCGTAGACTTTTCTTTGATAGaattcttccatttttcgagatgaatatattagatATGATCCCTATTTTTAATATGAGAATCTTAACTAATGAATTAGATATTCTTTACACTCGCGTGGAGACAGAGTCTACCATCtctttgaaacaattcGATCATGTTGtttattgtattatattattgatGACCAGATTAACACAACTTTCCattgaattttcaaaggTGAATCATGATTCATATAAGGATATCGTGACATTAGATTCTAGTAAATATATTGCCATTGTGaatcaatatttatttcaaatgaaaacgTTGAGAAAATGTACTTTATTACAATTGCAAAGTTTAATATTGTTAAGATTTTATCATTGGTGTGCTCCAGAAGATGGAGATGGGCAAGAAGCACAGCAAAATCAAGTCCTTATGGGAACCATTATCGCCAGTTGCAAAGAAGTTGGTATAAACTGGACTTGTTTTATGGAAAATGAGGGGAGGTTCTTCAGGATTGCCAAGGCAACAAGACCCAATTTGGAGTTCATGGATGTAGCCGAATATGAGAggattttcaaaatgatttGGGCATATGTTTTATTTTGGGATAGGAAAATGTGCTTAATTAATGGACAAGAATGTTTGATAGGTAAATCATTTCCTTTTAAGGGAACCAAACTTGAGCTGGATTCATGGTTTGTaaagattattgaattggataatttaataatgaagattaATGATCTCTGTAATGATTTACCATCGCACGTTGATTTAATTAAGATGGAAGTGCTAAAGGATGAATTGGAGAATGGGTTTAAAGTacttcaaaaatatttgcaAGATaaaaatcatttaaattttgaatttcaatGGATGTTAGATCTTTTCTCACTGGCTATATTGCATGCCAAGATGATATTTTATGAGTATGATACCAATTTCATGAAGTTTCATAGCTCCATGCAACAATTATGGGATCAGCTAATATATGTGGCACAAAGATGTTATGGTTTATTCTATAATGATACCTCAAATGATATATTGAATCCATTTACTAAATTTTACACGAATAGAATTGTAGAAATTGTGGCCAATAAACTTTGTGTGTTAACCCCAACATTCATATTAAGAATGAAGAGattgaaacaattagaTGTATCAGCGAGAAATTTAATTGTCAAATTCTTGTATGGGATATCCTCCatttatttcaatgaatttggGTTTGAATATTATAGATGTTTTAAGAAGATGTTTACGGCGAAGATTAGTTACAAATTATTAAACCGACCAGCGGATAAAGATGCATGGGAAATCATCTTGGAGTTTTTAATTACAGAAttagaatataataagGAGAATGAAAACGATTCTGATTATAGGAAGAGAACTCAATTACCCGATCTAGCTCCCTTAGTTAATAAACTTGCCACAGTTTTAGATCAAATGCCCAATAAGGAAGATAGGGCTAATTTTATGGATGTTTGGGATTCTACGATATATCCCATTGGCCAATATGATTCTGAGTTCAAATTGAACATCCATGAAGATATCTTGGAGCAATTTGTCATTGACAAATATACcaattcattcaatatatttgcATCATTTTATGATGATGCTAGTTCGCAATTAGCAGAGAGTACGGAGGAAGTGACTACGAGATTAGGTATGAACTTGCCCTCTCAACAGCTCAATGGGACACCGATGTCTATGTCCTCAGGCTATACGTGGTCCTTAGACCAGTCAATCTCTGGTGGAATAAATGGAGATTCATTAGAACCTGGTAATTTCGAATTATTGcaagaaatttttgaacCAATGGATTTTATCTCCTTCTTTTAA
- the PAM17 gene encoding Pam17p (ancestral locus Anc_1.196) encodes MFLSSASSSIMASVSRRMALSMATRSVLIHTPTRLLSSTTRNMNKTKTNEIMETSNLTWSDFFKLRKQQRRINVGSSAVTALLGCNISWAYLSTMEIDPTQMIFGFDPLVVVSAGLIASGALGYLFGPLIGSQVFRVSHRKSLGEFNLKNKEFLKHIIGNRVDASSQSFSNPVPDYYGEKIGSLKEYRQWLRDCHAYARKAKEFL; translated from the coding sequence ATGTTTTTATCGTctgcatcttcatcaataatgGCCTCTGTATCTCGCAGAATGGCACTATCAATGGCAACAAGGTCCGTATTGATTCATACTCCAACAAGACTTTTATCATCCACAACAAGAAACATGAACAAGACCAAGACTAACGAGATAATGGAAACATCAAATCTCACATGGTCcgatttcttcaaactaAGGAAGCAACAGCGTAGAATCAATGTTGGTTCCTCCGCAGTAACAGCCCTTTTAGGTTGTAACATCTCATGGGCTTATTTATCCACCATGGAAATTGATCCAACACAGATGATATTCGGGTTTGACCCACTAGTGGTAGTCTCTGCAGGGCTAATTGCATCAGGTGCCTTAGGTTATCTATTTGGTCCATTGATAGGCTCACAGGTTTTTAGAGTATCTCATAGGAAATCATTGGGAGAatttaatttgaaaaataagGAATTCTTAAAACATATCATTGGTAATAGAGTCGATGCATCTTCACAAAGTTTTAGTAACCCTGTGCCCGATTATTATGGTGAGAAGATTGGGTCATTGAAGGAATATAGACAATGGCTAAGAGATTGTCATGCCTATGCAAGAAAGGCTAAAGAATTCctataa
- the CCP1 gene encoding cytochrome-c peroxidase (ancestral locus Anc_1.194) produces MSAAAAASRTFLPVFSNTFKRRSLYLFTASATAATAAAAISHQRSKHHQYQNPRNNNNNRGVWGALAAAAPIVHLASAPAGKTKEDYQKVYNAIAEKIREEDEYDNYIGYGPVLVRLSWHVSGTFDKGDNSGGSYAGTYRFKQEETDPSNKGTENAGRFLDSIFKEFPWMSHGDMYTLAGVTAVQEMQGPKIPWRPGRVDLPESAYPGQGRLPDAGQGANYMRHFFDRFGFNDREVVALLGAHALGKTHLKNSGYEGPWGAANNTFTNEFFMNLLNEDWKLEKNDAGNMQWNSSKGYMMLPADMALVQDPNYLKIVKEYANDLDLFFKDYTNAYVKLLENGITFPKDSKPFIFKTLDEQDL; encoded by the coding sequence atgtctgctgctgctgccgCCTCCAGAACATTCCTCCCAGTGTTCTCCAACACATTCAAGAGGAGATCCCTATATCTCTTCACTGCTTCCGCCACGGCCGCCACCGCTGCCGCCGCCATCTCCCACCAGAGATCCAAGCACCACCAATACCAGAACCCTCgtaacaataacaacaacaggGGTGTTTGGGGTGCCCTTGCTGCTGCCGCTCCCATAGTCCACTTGGCCTCCGCCCCCGCCGGGAAGACCAAGGAAGACTACCAGAAGGTCTACAACGCCATTGCTGAAAAGATCAGAGAAGAGGACGAATACGATAACTATATTGGATACGGTCCCGTTCTTGTGCGTCTCTCATGGCATGTGTCTGGGACCTTCGACAAGGGAGATAACTCCGGGGGGTCCTATGCTGGGACTTACCGTTTCAAGCAAGAAGAGACAGATCCTTCTAATAAGGGAACTGAGAACGCTGGAAGATTCTTGGATTCTATCTTTAAGGAATTCCCATGGATGTCTCATGGTGACATGTACACTTTGGCCGGTGTCACTGCCGTCCAGGAGATGCAGGGACCAAAGATCCCTTGGAGACCAGGTAGAGTCGACTTACCAGAGTCTGCATACCCGGGTCAAGGTAGATTACCAGATGCTGGACAAGGTGCTAATTATATGAGACACTTCTTCGATAGATTTGGATTTAATGATAGAGAGGTCGTGGCTCTATTGGGGGCTCATGCTTTGGGGAAGActcatttgaagaattcagGTTATGAAGGTCCATGGGGGGCCGCTAATAACACTTTTACTAATGAATTCTTtatgaatttgttgaacGAAGATTGGAAATTGGAGAAGAACGACGCAGGAAACATGCAATGGAACTCGTCTAAGGGGTACATGATGTTGCCCGCTGATATGGCTTTGGTGCAAGatccaaattatttgaagatcGTCAAGGAATATGCTaatgatttggatttgttcttcaaagattACACTAATGCTTATGTCAAATTGTTGGAGAATGGGATTACTTTCCCCAAGGACAGTAAACCATTCATCTTCAAGACCTTGGATGAACAAGATCTCTGA